A genomic window from Pelagicoccus albus includes:
- a CDS encoding assimilatory sulfite reductase (NADPH) flavoprotein subunit, producing MSNLPNQIIPADAPFAPEQAAALNSVLGAVNAEQAAWLKGFFAGLVAGDQGFGQGGGASVAAGGSAPLTILFGSESGNAEGLADRVKDSASAEGFKCKVLDMADAKLSDLAQAENLLVLVSTWGEGEPPSRASDFYDAIMAEDAVKLDGVNFSVLGLGDSSYAQFNQMGKEFDKRLEALGGTRIYNKVECDVDFEGAYTGWANGAIAKLKEIAKPVAVAGSTSAAVAGPAVAAAPIYGKANPFPAEMLKCINLNGTGSAKETVHVEISLEGSGLTYQPGDALGVVPENASDLIEEFLEAAKIDGRENVSFKEELSIPFREVLRKHLDLRTLNTVILKKYAKACDYKKLLKLSEDREKASEWIWGRDVVDLIKEYPSSLRAGDWVHLLRPLSPRLYSIASSVAAHPNEVHLTVGAVRYESFGRAKKGVCSTFIADMWEEGSTAGIYFHSNKNFKLPADSGTPIIMVGPGTGIAPFRSFIEERAATGAKGENWLFFGDQRYTYDFLYQTEWQDYLKKGVLTKLDLAFSRDQPEKIYVQDRMRENGKELWEWLDKGAYFYVCGDASRMAKDVNQALIDIVAEHGGKSEEDAIAYVKQMTKERRYGRDVY from the coding sequence ATGAGCAACTTGCCTAATCAAATAATTCCTGCCGATGCTCCTTTTGCTCCGGAGCAAGCGGCTGCATTGAACTCAGTCCTGGGGGCAGTCAACGCCGAGCAAGCCGCTTGGCTGAAGGGCTTCTTCGCCGGGCTCGTGGCTGGAGATCAAGGTTTTGGTCAAGGTGGAGGTGCCTCGGTCGCCGCCGGTGGATCCGCTCCCTTGACGATCCTTTTCGGTTCGGAGTCTGGCAATGCCGAAGGCTTGGCGGATCGGGTCAAGGACTCCGCTTCCGCGGAAGGCTTCAAGTGTAAGGTCCTCGACATGGCGGATGCGAAGCTCTCCGATTTGGCTCAGGCGGAAAATCTGCTGGTGCTGGTGAGCACTTGGGGCGAAGGCGAGCCTCCTTCACGCGCCTCCGATTTTTACGATGCCATCATGGCGGAGGATGCGGTGAAGCTCGACGGAGTTAACTTCTCGGTTCTTGGCCTGGGGGACAGTTCCTACGCCCAGTTCAACCAGATGGGCAAAGAGTTCGACAAGCGACTGGAAGCTCTAGGTGGCACGCGAATCTACAACAAGGTCGAGTGTGACGTCGATTTCGAGGGTGCCTACACAGGATGGGCCAACGGCGCTATCGCTAAGCTGAAGGAAATCGCCAAGCCCGTTGCGGTTGCCGGTTCTACATCCGCGGCAGTCGCAGGCCCCGCAGTGGCCGCAGCGCCCATTTACGGCAAAGCGAATCCGTTCCCGGCCGAGATGCTCAAGTGCATTAACCTCAATGGCACAGGATCAGCCAAAGAGACGGTTCACGTCGAAATTTCCTTGGAAGGCTCCGGGCTTACGTACCAGCCGGGTGACGCTCTTGGCGTGGTGCCAGAAAACGCCTCGGACTTGATCGAGGAGTTCCTCGAGGCCGCCAAGATCGACGGCCGCGAGAATGTTTCCTTCAAGGAAGAGCTTTCCATTCCTTTCCGCGAAGTGCTGCGCAAGCACCTTGATCTTCGTACCTTGAACACGGTTATCCTCAAGAAGTACGCCAAGGCTTGTGACTATAAGAAACTGCTCAAGCTGTCGGAAGATCGCGAAAAGGCTTCAGAGTGGATCTGGGGTCGGGATGTAGTCGACTTGATCAAGGAATATCCGTCATCGCTTCGTGCGGGAGATTGGGTTCACCTGCTTCGTCCGCTTTCGCCGCGTCTCTACTCGATTGCCTCTTCTGTGGCTGCACACCCCAATGAGGTACACCTCACTGTGGGCGCGGTTCGCTACGAATCTTTCGGCCGGGCCAAGAAGGGCGTTTGCTCCACCTTTATCGCTGACATGTGGGAAGAGGGCAGCACTGCGGGAATCTACTTCCACTCTAACAAGAACTTCAAGCTGCCTGCCGATTCCGGTACTCCGATCATCATGGTTGGCCCGGGCACAGGTATCGCTCCCTTCCGTTCCTTCATCGAGGAGCGGGCTGCGACAGGCGCTAAGGGGGAAAACTGGCTCTTCTTTGGAGACCAGCGTTACACCTACGACTTCCTCTACCAGACAGAGTGGCAGGATTACCTCAAGAAGGGAGTTCTCACCAAGCTCGACCTCGCCTTCAGCCGCGACCAGCCAGAGAAAATCTACGTGCAGGATCGCATGCGTGAGAACGGCAAGGAACTTTGGGAGTGGCTCGACAAGGGAGCTTATTTCTACGTTTGCGGCGACGCCTCTCGCATGGCCAAGGACGTTAACCAAGCCTTGATCGACATCGTAGCCGAACATGGCGGCAAGAGCGAAGAAGACGCCATTGCCTATGTGAAGCAGATGACGAAGGAGCGCCGTTACGGACGCGACGTCTACTAA
- a CDS encoding amino acid permease, which produces MLELTMAMRDGDRSDFMDKPAQKFGTFGGVFVPNVLTILGVILFLRAGWVVGNAGLTEALMMLCIANAVTFISALSLSAIATNTKAQGGGAYFLISRSLGLEFGGAIGLPLYLAQAISVAFYVVGFTESVQYLFPNLDVRLFSLVTLALIGCVAWIGASLAVKAQYFILATLMVSLISFFVGFRVNEGWEDLTQPAYEGEQSFWSVFAIFFPAVTGIMSGVSMSGDLKDPTKSIPRGTLWAVAFTFVVYVMQLVWLSLGAERSELLGNALVMQSLSIAPPLIIAGLWAATLSSALASLVAAPRTLQALAKDRVMPRFLAKGKGPSSEPRIALVISALIGVLCVLIGDLNLIAPLISMFFLATYGAVNLVAALESWTSNPTYRPTFRVHWLVSLIGAVACFGIMLLLNPVATVLAIALIVVAYTVLARRAYRTAWGDMRSGFWFAVARMGLLKLYSSRQHQRNWRPAILVLSSKLKQNSQLLRFGRYLEANKGVLFLSHIIIGDWESSNDRQRALTRQLDDRIREEKMSAFSKVVIARDFEQGVTTLLQGAGLGNLQPNTLLIEWGSGWLRDSDFPRTVHQALEMEANLIVYSKAKEPESHLYPVIDVWWSARANGSMMITLAHLLQSNRLWGDYRIRILRIIKDEGGREAAEAGMAELLKDSRIEVDPVIVVSKGPPLESIACESARSAVAFVGVSVRTLEEEAGPLASYAPLVDSVQGHLFLTKNWHDLEL; this is translated from the coding sequence ATGCTTGAACTGACGATGGCTATGCGCGATGGAGATCGCTCGGATTTTATGGATAAACCAGCTCAAAAATTCGGCACGTTCGGGGGCGTTTTCGTTCCAAATGTGCTCACTATTTTAGGAGTCATCCTCTTTCTGAGAGCTGGTTGGGTCGTGGGAAACGCGGGGCTGACGGAAGCGCTGATGATGCTTTGTATCGCCAATGCGGTGACATTTATTTCGGCTCTCTCGCTCTCGGCGATCGCGACGAATACCAAGGCACAGGGAGGAGGGGCTTACTTCCTCATTTCCAGAAGCTTAGGCCTTGAATTTGGAGGTGCGATCGGGCTCCCTCTCTATCTTGCCCAGGCTATCTCAGTCGCGTTTTACGTGGTCGGTTTCACCGAATCGGTGCAGTACCTGTTTCCGAATTTGGATGTGCGACTCTTCTCCTTGGTAACCTTGGCACTCATCGGGTGCGTGGCCTGGATCGGGGCGAGCTTAGCGGTCAAAGCCCAGTACTTTATCCTCGCCACTTTGATGGTATCGCTGATCTCGTTTTTTGTCGGTTTCCGGGTGAATGAGGGCTGGGAGGATCTTACGCAGCCGGCCTACGAGGGGGAGCAATCGTTTTGGAGCGTCTTTGCCATCTTCTTCCCTGCGGTCACGGGTATCATGTCCGGCGTCAGCATGTCGGGGGATTTGAAAGACCCGACCAAGTCGATTCCGCGAGGTACGCTCTGGGCGGTGGCTTTCACCTTTGTTGTTTATGTCATGCAGCTGGTTTGGCTGAGCCTTGGGGCGGAACGTTCGGAGCTTTTGGGCAACGCCTTGGTCATGCAGTCTCTCTCAATCGCTCCACCGCTCATCATTGCTGGGCTATGGGCGGCGACTTTGTCCTCTGCCCTAGCAAGTCTAGTCGCTGCTCCGCGTACTTTGCAGGCTTTGGCGAAAGATCGTGTCATGCCGCGTTTTCTGGCCAAAGGGAAAGGTCCATCCAGCGAGCCGCGGATCGCTCTGGTTATCAGCGCTTTGATTGGGGTGCTTTGCGTGCTCATCGGAGACCTGAACCTGATCGCCCCACTTATTTCCATGTTCTTTTTGGCGACCTATGGAGCGGTTAACCTGGTAGCTGCTTTGGAGAGCTGGACCAGCAATCCGACTTACCGGCCCACCTTCCGAGTGCATTGGCTGGTTTCGCTCATTGGGGCGGTGGCCTGTTTTGGAATCATGCTCCTGCTCAATCCGGTAGCCACGGTTTTGGCGATCGCTCTCATCGTGGTGGCCTACACGGTTCTAGCTCGGCGGGCATATCGAACGGCTTGGGGGGATATGCGCAGCGGATTTTGGTTTGCGGTGGCACGCATGGGATTGCTCAAGCTTTACTCTTCGCGCCAGCACCAGAGAAACTGGAGACCGGCAATCTTGGTGCTTTCCAGCAAACTGAAGCAAAACAGCCAGTTGCTTCGATTTGGACGTTATCTGGAGGCCAACAAGGGAGTGCTCTTCCTTTCTCACATCATTATTGGTGACTGGGAAAGTTCGAACGATCGACAACGTGCCCTGACTCGACAGCTTGATGACCGTATCCGCGAGGAGAAAATGTCCGCCTTTTCGAAAGTGGTCATCGCTCGCGATTTCGAGCAAGGCGTGACCACTTTGCTACAAGGGGCGGGTCTGGGGAATCTGCAGCCAAACACGCTTTTGATCGAATGGGGCAGTGGCTGGCTGCGCGATAGCGATTTTCCGCGAACGGTGCATCAAGCCCTGGAGATGGAGGCCAACCTTATCGTTTATTCCAAAGCCAAGGAGCCGGAGTCTCATTTGTATCCTGTGATCGATGTGTGGTGGTCCGCTCGAGCCAATGGCTCAATGATGATCACTTTGGCCCACCTGCTGCAGAGCAATCGGCTTTGGGGGGATTATCGGATTCGAATTCTCCGCATCATCAAGGACGAAGGCGGACGGGAAGCGGCCGAAGCGGGCATGGCCGAACTCCTGAAAGATTCTCGAATCGAGGTGGATCCAGTCATCGTTGTTTCCAAGGGGCCGCCTCTGGAATCCATCGCCTGCGAGAGCGCTCGTTCGGCTGTGGCTTTTGTTGGGGTCTCGGTGCGAACGCTCGAAGAAGAGGCAGGGCCGCTCGCCAGCTATGCTCCTCTGGTCGATTCCGTACAAGGGCACTTGTTTTTGACCAAGAATTGGCACGACTTGGAACTCTAG
- a CDS encoding Na/Pi cotransporter family protein has product MHDTLMLLLQVLGALGIFIFGMKLMSESILKFAGERLRAIMSSMTTNRFAGILTGLFITSLVQSSSATTVMVVSFVHAQLLTLTQSIGVIMGANLGTTITAWIVSAGFKFSLASVAIPIIGIGVVLSFLKGNKLRHFGNFLTGFGLLFLGLGELKASVPDVKNNVEMLEWVTQLSSYGFFSLIIFILMGTALTVIVQSSSAAMAITLTMASLGWLNFEQSAAIILGENIGTTITAFLASLPANVAAKRAARAHFMFNIIGVTWMLFLIVPFSKLVLWVYDIVSSAAPGFILKDNALTTQLALFHTMFNLFNIALLVAFIPHIAKLVTRMVADKEGDSQSATFRYLRSFSVGTGELNFKEATQALQQLGNLTGKMFKSFIEIYDHPEKDMSPQVKEIDSLEKKANALTDELTEYLIRCTSDEVSEDTRKRAYSYLRVASELEEIGDCCHRMTNRAVRRYKKGRLVTQTAEREVVQFGNLVARFIDLYSSKLSTDVSASDMELTIDFEKAINEKRKELRKRSVNRMIESPENVKPELLYVDIVNTFERIANHARNVMQGLPKQLD; this is encoded by the coding sequence ATGCACGACACACTGATGCTCCTTCTCCAGGTCCTCGGGGCCTTGGGTATATTCATCTTCGGTATGAAGCTGATGAGCGAATCGATCCTCAAGTTCGCCGGCGAACGCCTGCGAGCGATCATGAGCTCCATGACCACCAATCGATTCGCCGGAATCCTGACCGGTCTCTTCATTACCAGCCTCGTTCAGTCGTCTTCGGCGACCACCGTCATGGTGGTGAGTTTCGTCCACGCCCAACTTCTAACACTGACTCAATCGATCGGTGTGATCATGGGAGCCAACCTTGGTACGACCATCACCGCCTGGATCGTGAGCGCTGGTTTCAAATTCAGCTTAGCTTCCGTCGCGATCCCTATCATCGGTATCGGGGTCGTACTCAGCTTCCTAAAGGGTAATAAGCTACGCCATTTCGGAAACTTCCTAACCGGATTCGGACTCTTGTTCCTAGGTCTGGGAGAGCTGAAGGCTTCAGTCCCCGACGTGAAGAACAACGTCGAAATGCTGGAGTGGGTTACCCAACTTTCAAGTTACGGCTTCTTCTCTCTGATCATCTTTATCCTTATGGGTACGGCCTTGACCGTGATTGTCCAATCCTCCTCCGCCGCCATGGCCATCACGCTAACTATGGCCTCGCTGGGATGGCTAAATTTCGAACAAAGCGCCGCCATCATCCTCGGCGAAAACATCGGTACCACCATTACCGCCTTCTTGGCCTCCCTCCCTGCTAACGTGGCCGCCAAGCGAGCCGCTCGAGCCCACTTCATGTTCAACATCATCGGTGTTACCTGGATGCTCTTCCTGATCGTGCCCTTCAGCAAATTGGTGCTCTGGGTCTACGATATCGTATCCTCAGCAGCCCCAGGCTTCATCCTCAAGGACAACGCGCTTACCACCCAGCTCGCCTTGTTCCACACGATGTTCAATCTGTTCAACATCGCCCTGCTGGTGGCCTTCATTCCGCATATCGCCAAACTGGTAACCCGCATGGTAGCAGACAAAGAAGGTGACTCTCAGAGCGCCACTTTCCGCTATCTCCGCAGCTTCTCGGTCGGCACCGGCGAGCTCAATTTCAAGGAAGCAACCCAAGCTCTTCAGCAGCTTGGCAATCTCACCGGCAAGATGTTCAAAAGCTTCATCGAAATCTACGATCACCCGGAGAAGGACATGTCTCCACAGGTCAAGGAGATCGACAGCCTGGAGAAGAAGGCCAACGCTTTGACCGACGAGCTGACCGAATACTTGATCCGCTGTACTTCGGACGAAGTATCGGAGGACACCCGCAAACGGGCCTACTCCTACCTCCGCGTCGCTTCTGAGCTCGAAGAAATCGGGGACTGCTGCCACCGCATGACCAATCGAGCCGTACGCCGCTACAAAAAGGGTCGCCTCGTTACGCAAACAGCCGAACGCGAAGTGGTCCAATTCGGCAACCTCGTAGCGCGATTCATCGACCTCTACAGCTCCAAGCTCTCAACCGACGTTTCCGCTTCCGATATGGAACTCACCATCGACTTCGAAAAGGCGATCAACGAAAAGCGCAAGGAGCTGAGAAAGCGCTCCGTTAACCGCATGATCGAGTCGCCGGAAAACGTGAAGCCCGAGCTGCTATACGTCGACATCGTCAACACCTTCGAACGTATCGCCAACCACGCCCGCAACGTCATGCAGGGACTGCCCAAGCAATTGGACTGA